The genomic region GCGGACCAGTATATCGCGGGGCTGATCCTGCTTGGGGCGGCGCCGTGCACGGCAATGGTCTTCGTGTGGTCGCAGCTGACCAGAGGCGATCCGGCCTACACGCTGGTGCAGGTTTCGGTGAGCGATCTGGTCATGATCGTAGCCTTCGCACCGATCGTCGCCCTGCTCCTGGGGGTGACCGAGATCGCGGTGCCGTGGGAGACATTGCTGCTTTCGGTCGCGCTCTATGTCGTCGTCCCGCTGGCGGCAGGGGCGGTCGTGCGGACGCTTCTGCTCTCCACGCACGGCGGTGACGCAGCGGCAGTCGAAACTTTCCTCGCGCGGCTAAAGCCGGTGTCGATCATCGGCCTGCTCGCCACCGTCGTGCTGCTGTTCGCCTTTCAGGCAACGACGATCCTCGGCAATCCGCTGCTGATCCTGCTGATCGCGATTCCGATCCTCATCCAGTCCTACGGCATTTTCGCACTCGCCTATTTCGCAGCCAAGGCATGGCGCGTGCCGCATGCCATCGCCGCGCCCTGCGCACTGATCGGCACGTCGAA from Sphingosinithalassobacter sp. CS137 harbors:
- the arsB gene encoding ACR3 family arsenite efflux transporter, with the protein product MAQLAATDLSRSAPLGRFERLLSLWVALAIAAGIALGVLAPASVRLLAGLEIASVNLVVAVLVWAMIFPMMVAVDFASVRDIGRKPKGLVITLAVNWLVKPFTMAALAVLFFDHVYAGFIGAGEADQYIAGLILLGAAPCTAMVFVWSQLTRGDPAYTLVQVSVSDLVMIVAFAPIVALLLGVTEIAVPWETLLLSVALYVVVPLAAGAVVRTLLLSTHGGDAAAVETFLARLKPVSIIGLLATVVLLFAFQATTILGNPLLILLIAIPILIQSYGIFALAYFAAKAWRVPHAIAAPCALIGTSNFFELAVAVAIGLFGLSSGAALATVVGVLVEVPVMLSLVAYANRTRGSFPAN